One segment of Brassica napus cultivar Da-Ae chromosome C3, Da-Ae, whole genome shotgun sequence DNA contains the following:
- the LOC106406792 gene encoding molybdenum cofactor sulfurase-like, which yields MSSHFLQEASEACFNGCCSSPFTTQSVTKKQEEEDHEFSLITTGASFLTRDVKFTSQESLPSLHTSFYDLITAFPDYLQTSQADHLRTTEYQNLSYSSSHVLLNHTGQQQPLFSYSQSISGSDQSLFTLSRKQVSSGEELLSYATEESRFQTRMRRRITRFMNLEESEYHMILTQDRSSAFKILAELYCFKTCPNLLTVYNYEDEAVEEMIRISEKKGVKPKTAEFSWPSTEIVSEKLKRNIARSKRRRDKRGLFVFPLQSLVTGASYSYSWMSLAHENEWHVLLDTSALSSKDMETLGLSLFRPDFLICSFTEVLGQDDGPGFGCLFVKKSSSQALSEAPEHITNPANLTVVKAEPACENDGNALGESSVDHEEDHTDIVEVEEEDDKTIIEFRGLDHADSLGLVLISRRLKSLTLWLVRALTSLKHPGSHQPEMHLVKICGPKTRPKRGPSISFNVFDWQGEKVDPLLVERLAEREKIGLRCAYLQKISRIGKDKKGSDEKQNLSLRVAVVCVRLGFMTNFDDVFRIWGFVSRFLDADFVEKEKWRKKALEKNK from the coding sequence atgAGTTCACACTTCTTACAAGAAGCTTCAGAAGCTTGCTTCAATGGCTGCTGTTCATCACCATTCACAACCCAATCCGTAACtaagaaacaagaagaagaagaccacGAGTTCTCACTAATCACAACAGGAGCTTCTTTCCTAACAAGAGACGTCAAGTTCACAAGCCAAGaatctctcccttctctccacACATCTTTCTACGATCTCATCACAGCTTTTCCAGATTACTTGCAGACCAGCCAAGCCGATCATCTCCGAACTACAGAGTATCAGAACCTTTCTTACTCATCTAGCCACGTGCTGTTAAACCACACCGGTCAGCAACAGCCCTTGTTCTCTTATTCCCAATCTATATCAGGTTCGGACCAATCCCTCTTTACCTTGTCTCGCAAGCAAGTGAGCTCCGGCGAAGAATTGTTATCGTATGCAACAGAAGAATCTCGGTTTCAGACAAGGATGAGGAGAAGAATCACGAGGTTTATGAATCTTGAAGAGTCTGAATATCACATGATTCTAACTCAAGACCGTTCCTCTGCTTTCAAGATTCTAGCGGAACTCTACTGTTTCAAAACGTGTCCGAATCTTCTCACGGTCTACAACTACGAGGACGAAGCAGTCGAGGAGATGATCAGAATCTCAGAGAAGAAGGGTGTCAAGCCCAAAACAGCCGAGTTTTCATGGCCGAGCACTGAGATTGTGTCGGAGAAACTGAAGAGGAACATTGCTCGGAGcaagagaagaagagacaaAAGAGGACTCTTTGTGTTTCCACTTCAATCTCTCGTCACGGGAGCTTCGTATTCTTACTCGTGGATGAGTTTAGCACACGAAAACGAGTGGCATGTCTTGCTAGACACCTCTGCTTTAAGCTCTAAAGACATGGAGACATTAGGGCTTTCTCTGTTCCGACCAGACTTTCTCATATGTTCTTTTACAGAGGTTTTAGGTCAAGACGATGGTCCCGGTTTTGGTTGCTTGTTCGTCAAGAAATCTAGCTCTCAAGCTTTGTCAGAAGCACCAGAACACATCACAAATCCGGCGAATCTCACGGTCGTTAAAGCAGAACCAGCTTGCGAAAATGACGGAAATGCCCTTGGAGAAAGTTCTGTAGACCACGAGGAGGACCACACTGACATAGTTGAAgtcgaagaagaagacgataaaACCATTATTGAGTTTCGAGGGTTAGACCACGCAGACTCACTGGGTCTAGTACTGATCAGTAGAAGGCTAAAGTCTCTAACTTTATGGCTGGTTCGAGCCTTGACGTCTCTAAAACACCCAGGCTCTCACCAACCAGAGATGCATCTTGTCAAAATCTGTGGGCCTAAGACCAGACCGAAGCGTGGACCGTCGATCTCGTTCAACGTTTTTGACTGGCAAGGCGAGAAGGTTGATCCTTTGCTAGTGGAGAGGCTCGCGGAGAGGGAGAAGATCGGTTTGAGATGTGCGTATCTGCAGAAGATTAGTAGGATTGGGAAGGACAAGAAGGGAAGCGATGAGAAACAGAACCTGAGTTTGAGAGTGGCGGTGGTGTGTGTTAGGTTAGGGTTTATGACCAATTTTGATGATGTTTTTAGGATTTGGGGGTTTGTTTCGAGGTTCTTGGATGCTGATTTTGTTGAGAAGGAGAAGTGGAGAAAGAAAGCTCTTGAGAAAAACAAATGA
- the LOC106404241 gene encoding LOW QUALITY PROTEIN: uncharacterized protein LOC106404241 (The sequence of the model RefSeq protein was modified relative to this genomic sequence to represent the inferred CDS: substituted 1 base at 1 genomic stop codon), which translates to MAKGDKQKEGSSQSGVEERGRESTATRAGTQREKSVSREALGVAVGEMGEKLERVEHTVTELESVVFGGLEEVKQNAADLDSRFIRLEELVTGSMHALRDDIEGMKARFTAMEEDITLVKRASANAEAVGGTNFGKVELPKPNRFNGVRDAKEVENFLWQMEIYFDNLNVVAENAKVKAATSYLSDTAMLWWRRKHSEIEQGTCRIDTWDDFKKELKRQFYPENVVYEARKKLRELRQRGSIRDYVKEFTTLMLQIPNMTAEDLVFYFTDGLQSWAKQELQRRGVKTVDEAIAVAESLVDFRTSGPSESSKKKEQVVAKGGGAKRDTARPSNSRSFEKGARREDFEARKKSFIPKGGCFVCKGPHAMKDCPKMGSLSAIMECRDTETPAEEPGKMGSLQLLNALKSNPVVKPTGKGLMYVEARINDKPTRVMVDTGATHNFMAIDEAVRLGVKLSKKDGWMKTVNAKAQPVNGVARGVGMKLGSWSGPVNFSVIPMDDFKVVLGMDFMRQVSAIPMPALSSVCILEKGSPCMIPALEEKIDETRQLSAMQLTKGVKKGEPTFLAMMKVEDEPKNVEDIPQVIRTVLEENKDVMPIELEPGAKPPSMAPYRMAPSELEELRKQLDELLSTGKLRPSKAPYGAPVLFKKKHDGSLRMCVDYRALNKVTIKNRYPIPLIADLFDRLGGAKVYTKMDLQKGYYQVRIAEGDEQKTACITRYGSFEWLVMPFGLTNAPATFCTLMNQILQPYLDRFVVAYLDDIVIYSNSMEEHVEHLQAVFRVLRENELFVKREKCTFATEEVQFLGHVIGHGKLKMDEPKVKAIMEWEAPTKVTELRSFLGLVNYYRRFIEGYSRKAAPLTDLLKKEKTWDWSEPCQEAFEGLKTAVSQEPVLALPDFSLPFELHTDASDFAIGGVLMQNGHPIAFESRKLNETERRYTVQEKEMTAIVHCMRVXRHYLLGAHFSVKTDNVATSYFQTQKKLSPKQARWQDFLAEFDYTLEYKPGKVNVVADALSRKAELAVMSQVEGTIMARIREGLERDPVARELGKLSNEGKVHRFWVEDGLLYTKGRRLYVPK; encoded by the exons ATGGCTAAGGGAGATAAACAAAAAGAAGGGAGCTCACAGTCCGGCGTGGAGGAGCGTGGAAGGGAGTCCACGGCCACACGTGCTGGCACCCAGCGGGAAAAGAGTGTTTCTCGTGAGGCTCTGGGTGTGGCTGTGGGCGAGATGGGTGAGAAGCTCGAGAGGGTCGAGCATACCGTCACTGAGCTGGAGAGTGTTGTGTTCGGTGGGCTTGAGGAAGTCAAGCAAAATGCTGCCGACTTGGACTCTCGGTTCATTCGGCTCGAGGAGCTGGTGACGGGATCCATGCATGCTTTGCGTGATGACATCGAGGGGATGAAGGCACGCTTTACTGCGATGGAGGAAGACATCACGCTGGTCAAGAGGGCAAGCGCAAACGCTGAAGCCGTTGGCGGAACCAATTTTGGTAAGGTTGAACTTCCGAAACCAAACCGGTTCAACGGTGTGCGGGACGCCAAGGAGGTCGAGAATTTCCTTTGGCAGATGGAGATATACTTCGACAATCTCAACGTTGTGGCTGAGAATGCGAAGGTGAAGGCTGCGACGTCCTACCTGTCGGACACAGCCATGCTCTGGTGGCGAAGGAAACATTCTGAGATCGAGCAAGGAACATGCCGGATCGATACTTGGGATGATTTCAAGAAAGAGTTGAAGCGGCAGTTCTACCCGGAGAACGTCGTATATGAGGCTCGCAAGAAGTTAAGGGAACTTCGACAGCGTGGCTCGATCCGGGACTATGTGAAGGAATTCACAACGCTCATGCTCCAGATTCCGAACATGACCGCGGAGGATCTTGTGTTCTACTTCACCGATGGACTGCAATCTTGGGCCAAGCAAGAGTTGCAGCGTCGGGGAGTCAAGACGGTGGACGAAGCCATCGCGGTGGCCGAGTCGCTAGTTGACTTCCGTACCTCTGGTCCGTCCGAGTCCtcgaagaagaaggagcaggTCGTGGCCAAAGGTGGGGGAGCAAAACGGGATACTGCCCGACCATCCAACTCAAGGAGTTTTGAGAAGGGTGCTCGTCGGGAAGACTTCGAGGCAAGGAAAAAGTCCTTCATTCCGAAGGGAGGGTGCTTTGTGTGCAAGGGGCCACATGCAATGAAGGACTGCCCGAAGATGGGGTCGTTATCAGCTATCATGGAGTGTCGGGACACCGAGACTCCAGCAGAGGAACCAGGGAAGATGGGGTCGTTGCAACTTCTCAACGCCCTGAAGTCTAACCCGGTAGTGAAGCCGACAGGTAAAGGGCTCATGTACGTTGAAGCTCGGATCAACGATAAGCCGACCCGAGTGATGGTGGACACGGGCGCCACTCACAACTTCATGGCGATAGACGAAGCTGTGAGACTTGGGGTCAAGTTGTCCAAGAAGGATGGTTGGATGAAGACGGTGAACGCAAAGGCTCAACCCGTCAATGGGGTAGCTCGAGGAGTCGGGATGAAGTTGGGAAGTTGGAGCGGCCCGGTGAACTTCTCAGTCATTCCCATGGATGACTTCAAAGTAGTCTTGGGAATGGACTTCATGAGACAAGTCTCAGCCATACCCATGCCTGCGTTGAGCTCGGTATGCATCCTAGAGAAGGGATCACCGTGCATGATTCCGGCCTTAGAAGAGAAAATCGATGAGACGAGGCAACTATCGGCGATGCAGCTCACCAAGGGGGTGAAAAAGGGTGAACCCACATTTTTGGCCATGATGAAGGTGGAGGATGAGCCCAAGAACGTTGAGGACATCCCTCAAGTCATCAGAACCGTCCTTGAGGAAAACAAGGACGTTATGCCG ATCGAGTTGGAGCCAGGAGCCAAACCACCATCTATGGCGCCTTATAGAATGGCTCCATCCGAACTGGAAGAGTTACGGAAACAACTCGATGAGTTATTATCGACGGGGAAGCTGAGACCGTCGAAGGCACCTTATGGGGCCCCGGTTCTGTTCAAAAAGAAGCATGATGGCTCATTGAGGATGTGCGTGGACTACCGGGCCCTTAACAAGGTAACGATCAAGAACCGTTATCCCATTCCGCTGATTGCTGATCTATTCGATAGGCTTGGTGGGGCAAAAGTCTATACGAAGATGGACTTGCAGAAGGGTTACTACCAAGTCCGGATAGCGGAAGGGGACGAGCAGAAGACTGCGTGCATAACGCGGTATGGGTCGTTCGAGTGGCTGGTAATGCCATTCGGTCTTACGAACGCCCCCGCCACATTTTGCACCCTGATGAACCAGATCCTACAGCCCTACTTGGATCGGTTCGTGGTGGCGTACTTGGACGATATCGTTATCTACAGCAACTCGATGGAGGAGCATGTGGAGCACTTGCAGGCCGTATTTCGTGTTCTCCGCGAGAACGAGTTGTTTGTGAAGCGAGAGAAGTGTACTTTCGCCACCGAAGAAGTTCAGTTCCTTGGCCATGTTATCGGCCATGGAAAGCTGAAGATGGATGAACCGAAGGTCAAAGCAATTATGGAGTGGGAGGCCCCGACCAAGGTAACGGAGTTGCGATCTTTCCTTGGTCTGGTCAACTACTATCGTCGGTTCATCGAGGGGTATTCAAGAAAGGCGGCACCACTGACGGACCTTCTCAAGAAAGAGAAGACATGGGACTGGTCCGAACCGTGCCAAGAAGCCTTCGAGGGACTAAAGACCGCAGTAAGCCAAGAACCTGTCCTTGCCTTACCTGACTTCAGCCTCCCTTTCGAGTTACACACGGATGCCTCCGACTTTGCCATCGGGGGGGTGCTGATGCAAAATGGACATCCAATTGCCTTTGAAAGCCGTAAGCTTAATGAGACTGAACGGCGGTACACGGTTCAAGAGAAAGAGATGACTGCGATAGTCCACTGTATGCGAGTTTAGAGACACTATCTTCTTGGGGCACATTTCTCGGTCAAGACGGACAACGTGGCGACGAGTTACTTCCAGACCCAGAAGAAGTTGTCCCCAAAACAAGCAAGATGGCAAGACTTCCTGGCTGAGTTCGATTACACTTTGGAGTACAAGCCAGGAAAGGTGaatgtggtggccgatgcaCTAAGTCGGAAGGCGGAGCTGGCAGTGATGAGCCAAGTCGAGGGGACCATTATGGCTCGAATCCGAGAGGGACTAGAACGTGATCCAGTCGCTAGGGAGCTGGGGAAGCTATCCAACGAGGGGAAGGTGCATCGATTTTGGGTAGAAGATGGGTTACTCTACACCAAAGGTCGAAGGCTTTATGTGCCTAAGTAG